In the genome of Pseudomonas bubulae, one region contains:
- a CDS encoding S24 family peptidase, with amino-acid sequence MDTNSIRRENLRALAATHKSQADFAAACGTAASVISLIISPNPKRNLGHRLARKIEEAQGLPLGWLDSEHSASAEPPIEVDFLPAALAQKISSYRPVIEIERFDVAGSMGSGSEPPEFNGVVEAMSLDASWVRQNLVFTSIDNIKLISGRGDSMSPTIRSGDPVLVDIGVVSVESDAIYFFQMRGQLHIKRIQRDLDGLTIISDNDKYQSIRVPADREDDLTIMAQVIYWWNGRNF; translated from the coding sequence ATGGACACCAACAGCATTCGCAGAGAAAACCTCAGAGCCCTTGCAGCCACGCACAAATCCCAAGCGGATTTCGCAGCGGCCTGCGGAACAGCGGCATCGGTAATTAGCCTGATCATTTCCCCCAACCCAAAACGCAATTTGGGGCACAGGCTGGCCAGAAAAATCGAAGAGGCCCAAGGCTTGCCTCTGGGCTGGCTGGATAGTGAGCATTCCGCTTCAGCTGAGCCGCCAATAGAAGTTGATTTTCTGCCGGCCGCCCTGGCACAGAAAATTTCGTCTTACCGACCCGTAATTGAAATCGAACGCTTTGATGTAGCGGGCTCGATGGGCTCCGGCTCTGAACCGCCTGAATTCAACGGCGTTGTAGAGGCCATGAGCCTTGACGCCTCTTGGGTGCGCCAAAACCTGGTGTTCACATCCATCGACAATATCAAGCTGATTTCTGGTCGCGGGGACAGCATGTCACCCACTATTCGCAGCGGCGACCCGGTACTTGTAGACATTGGTGTTGTGTCGGTTGAATCAGATGCGATCTATTTTTTCCAGATGCGCGGGCAACTCCACATCAAGCGCATACAGCGAGACCTGGATGGGCTGACGATCATTTCTGACAACGACAAATATCAATCCATCAGGGTTCCTGCGGACCGCGAAGATGATCTGACCATCATGGCGCAGGTAATCTATTGGTGGAATGGCCGAAACTTTTGA
- a CDS encoding response regulator transcription factor, producing MESTIVDGAWKGHLGRGLAPRELQFLLAVAQGMTAKEIARAFGIAPGTVVKRLACAMFKLGVHRQGAMVAEAMRRQIITPLCLLLVAVMTMQGLDDSGIARRDRRPTERRGGELRMARRADSFDLVG from the coding sequence ATGGAATCGACAATCGTAGACGGTGCATGGAAAGGCCACCTCGGCCGAGGCCTTGCGCCGCGGGAACTGCAATTTCTTCTTGCCGTGGCACAAGGCATGACCGCAAAGGAAATCGCCAGAGCGTTCGGCATTGCGCCGGGCACCGTGGTCAAGCGACTGGCCTGCGCCATGTTCAAGCTCGGCGTTCACCGTCAGGGCGCTATGGTCGCCGAAGCGATGCGCCGCCAGATCATCACCCCGCTCTGCCTGCTGCTGGTCGCGGTGATGACCATGCAGGGTCTTGATGACAGCGGGATAGCTCGCCGTGATCGTCGCCCAACTGAGCGCCGAGGTGGCGAGCTGAGAATGGCGCGCCGCGCTGACTCTTTTGATCTGGTCGGTTAA